A portion of the Juglans microcarpa x Juglans regia isolate MS1-56 chromosome 1D, Jm3101_v1.0, whole genome shotgun sequence genome contains these proteins:
- the LOC121266622 gene encoding serine carboxypeptidase-like 13, whose product MFNSRAALLYGACLHMTLLLIFSGVSLSRTVVKTLPGFAGDLPFTLETGYIGVGNTEDVQLFYYFVESQRSPAQDPVVLWLTGGPGCSTLLAFFYESGPLGFTYSEYNGSLPSLHLNPYTWTKGLNIIYVDAPVGTGFSYSTTSEGYYSSDTATAALTYEFLRKWLMEHPQFKSNQLYIGGDSYSGITVPLVVQEIIGGNQIQEYPRMNLKGYVLGNPKTDTQIDDNSRYSYAYHLALIPKELYETAYISCNGDFVNVDSSNAQCESVLQTIEELILEINLQHVLEPSCSMTSPEPSSVNSDRRSLREQSQDLLLSHPKGPAFWCRNYRHVLCGIWANDKSVQEALNIRKGTKETWKMCNSSLSYTQEFSSVVSYHKNFTQAELRALIYSGDHDMSIPHTGTRQWIRSFNMTLMDAWRPWYLDAQVAGYTEEYTENDFVLTFVTVKGGGHIAAEYKQKECAAMLDRWFAYYPM is encoded by the exons ATGTTTAACTCCAGAGCAGCGTTGTTGTATGGGGCGTGTCTGCACATGACTTTGCTACTGATTTTCTCAGGCGTTTCTCTCTCACGCACAGTTGTCAAGACCCTACCTGGGTTTGCTGGTGATCTACCATTTACGCTTGAAACTGG ATATATTGGCGTAGGTAACACCGAAGATGTGCAGCTGTTTTATTATTTCGTAGAGTCTCAGAGAAGCCCTGCACAGGACCCTGTCGTGCTCTGGCTCACCGGTGGCCCCGGCTGTTCTACTCTCTTGGCATTCTTTTACGAGAGTG GACCTTTGGGTTTCACTTATTCCGAATACAATGGGAGCTTACCGTCACTACATTTGAACCCATACACATGGACCAAG GGCCTGAACATAATATACGTGGATGCACCCGTTGGCACCGGATTCTCTTACTCCACCACCTCAGAAGGCTACTACAGTAGTGACACAGCAACAGCAGCACTCACCTATGAGTTTCTAAGGAAG TGGCTAATGGAGCACCCACAATTCAAGTCGAATCAACTGTACATAGGTGGTGATTCGTATTCAGGGATAACTGTGCCGTTGGTCGTTCAAGAAATAATAGGGG GCaatcaaattcaagaatatcCACGCATGAATCTGAAA GGTTATGTGCTTGGGAACCCAAAGACGGATACTCAAATTGATGATAATTCAAGATATTCTTATGCTTACCACCTAGCTCTTATTCCAAAGGAACTCTATGAG ACCGCCTATATAAGCTGCAATGGAGACTTTGTGAATGTGGATTCAAGCAATGCACAATGTGAGTCGGTTCTTCAAACCATTGAAGAG TTGATCCTTGAGATAAATCTTCAACATGTTCTTGAACCTTCATGCTCCATGACATCCCCAGAACCAAGTTCAGTGAATTCAGATCGGCGATCCCTAAGAGAGCAGTCCCAAGATCTTCTCCTCTCACATCCTAAAGGCCCTGCATTTTGGTGCCgg AATTATCGACACGTGCTGTGTGGCATCTGGGCAAATGATAAGAGCGTCCAAGAAGCTCTTAATATTCGAAAG GGAACGAAGGAGACATGGAAGATGTGCAACAGCAGCTTATCTTACACACAGGAGTTCTCAAGTGTCGTTAGTTATCACAAGAATTTTACTCAAGCTGAACTAAGAGCTCTGATATACAG TGGTGATCATGACATGTCTATTCCCCACACTGGCACACGGCAATGGATAAGATCATTTAACATGACTCTAATGGATGCTTGGCGACCATGGTACCTCGATGCTCAAGTTGCAGG ATACACGGAGGAGTATACAGAAAATGACTTTGTCCTGACATTTGTGACCGTGAAG GGAGGGGGTCACATTGCTGCAGAGTACAAGCAGAAGGAGTGTGCTGCCATGCTTGACAGATGGTTTGCTTATTACCCTATGTAG